In Aegilops tauschii subsp. strangulata cultivar AL8/78 chromosome 3, Aet v6.0, whole genome shotgun sequence, one genomic interval encodes:
- the LOC109745088 gene encoding GDSL esterase/lipase At4g10955 has product MVYRDEKEAGSMLPWLDDGIKTEDKKFRRAFRDSFQLETNYSRGSLTIPYICAGENREGVARDLTVEERSMAKPAPTKNAGDAATAVVPVPSPFEYHVYGPRKLSFTSWRDLLSSSWKNPNYRRMVIACFIQGAYLLELDRQEKRDERTSLAPQWWRPFKYRLVQALVDERDGSIYGAVLEWDRQAALSDYIPFRPTRAPAAVVALRGTLLKAPTFRRDVVDDLRFLAWDSLKGSVRFAGALAALRAAARKFGVANVCVGGHSLGAGFALQVGKALAKEGVFVECHVFNPPSVSLAMSLKGFAETAGELWGRVRAWIPYMGTQAGGDAGGGCNSESEAKASLARAGMAKWLPHLYINTNDYICCYYSDAASGTATVAVGSGGGSGTSKAGVARMVVVSKGPSKFLAAHGLEQWWADDVELQVALNHSKLVDRQLRSLYAPPPAAPAARS; this is encoded by the exons ATGGTATACAGAGACGAGAAAGAAGCAGGTTCCATGCTACCCTGGTTGGATGATGGAATAAAGACCGAGGATAAAAAGTTTCGCCGCGCTTTCCGTGATTCTTTTCAGCTTGAAACAAACTATTCTCGCGGAAGCTTAACCATTCCCTACATCTGCGCGGGCGAGAACCGAGAAGGCGTGGCGCGCGACTTGACGGTGGAGGAACGATCAATGGCCAAGCCGGCTCCGACTAAGAACGCCGGCGACGCAGCAACGGCGGTGGTGCCAGTGCCGAGTCCGTTCGAGTACCATGTCTATGGCCCCCGCAAGCTGTCCTTCACGAGCTGGAGAGATCTTCTTAGCTCAAGCTG GAAGAACCCCAACTACCGGCGGATGGTGATCGCGTGCTTCATCCAGGGGGCGTACCTGCTGGAGCTGGACCGGCAGGAGAAGCGGGACGAGCGCACCAGCCTCGCGCCGCAGTGGTGGCGCCCGTTCAAGTACAGGCTGGTCCAGGCGCTCGTCGACGAGCGCGACGGCTCCATCTACGGCGCCGTCCTCGAGTGGGACCGCCAGGCCGCGCTCTCGGACTACATCCCGTTCCGCCCCACCCGCGCACCCGCCGCCGTCGTGGCGCTGCGCGGCACGCTGCTCAAGGCGCCCACGTTCCGCCGCGACGTCGTCGACGATCTCCGCTTCTTGGCCTGGGACAGCCTCAAGGGCTCCGTGCGCTTCGCCGGCGCGCTGGCGGCGTTGCGGGCGGCCGCGCGCAAGTTCGGCGTGGCCAACGTGTGCGTGGGCGGGCACTCGCTGGGCGCCGGGTTCGCGCTGCAGGTGGGCAAGGCGCTGGCCAAGGAGGGCGTCTTCGTGGAGTGCCACGTGTTCAACCCGCCGTCCGTGTCGCTGGCCATGAGCCTCAAGGGCTTCGCCGAGACGGCCGGCGAGCTGTGGGGCCGCGTGCGCGCTTGGATACCCTACATGGGCACCCAAGCCGGCGGGGACGCGGGCGGCGGCTGCAACAGCGAGAGCGAGGCCAAGGCGTCGCTGGCGCGCGCCGGGATGGCCAAGTGGCTGCCGCACCTCTACATCAACACCAACGACTACATCTGCTGCTACTACAGCGACGCCGCGAGCGGCACGGCCACCGTGGCCGTCGGCAGCGGGGGCGGGAGCGGCACTAGCAAGGCCGGAGTGGCGAGGATGGTGGTTGTTTCCAAGGGGCCGAGCAAGTTCCTGGCCGCGCACGGGCTGGAGCAGTGGTGGGCTGACGATGTCGAGCTGCAGGTCGCGCTCAACCACAGCAAACTCgtcgaccgccagctcaggtcgCTCTACGCCCCGCCACCGGCCGCACCAGCCGCTCGGAGTTAG
- the LOC109745090 gene encoding uncharacterized protein At4g18257: MMSSPGDTAPSSSSAAAAAPNQHPQPLAQQADPKERRMESLGWLTESTVMPKKHKAIEGVGAASILDLKAQLYRTQEEARNSTAADAASSEFRRAKKRSGPADPLGAKNSGVDARAHKDKLELKAVKDGTACYSALEKKAELYEKLSRGELPDEEDQEKYCVDFFQKSFHQVSERRQPETATASEHVEQENESVDSMPNPKPVGLGRTGTTVDQDEHKRFVREVHDEVSQARQKASTMKHRRQEQESARREKLRQAFLKKRLDKLMAEKQASSASDDQPVS; the protein is encoded by the exons atgATGTCGTCACCTGGAGATACCGCGCCGTcatcctcctccgcggccgcggCCGCGCCGAATCAGCATCCACAGCCTCTGGCGCAGCAGGCTGATCCGAAGGAGCGGCGGATGGAGTCGCTCGGGTGGCTGACGGAGTCCACGGTGATGCCGAAGAAGCACAAGGCCATCGAGGGCGTCGGCGCGGCATCCATACTCGACCTCAAGGCCCAGCTCTACCGCACTCAGGAGGAAGCCCGCAATTCCACCGCCGCTGACGCTGCCTCCAGCGAGTTCCGCCGCGCCAAGAAACGCTCCGGCCCCGCCGACCCCCTCGGCGCCAAGAACTCAGGCGTAGACGCTCGCGCCCACAA AGATAAGCTGGAGCTGAAAGCTGTGAAAGATGGTACTGCATGTTATTCTGCCCTAGAAAAGAAGGCTGAGCTGTATGAGAAATTATCCAGGGGTGAGCTACCTGATGAAGAAGACCAGGAGAAATATTGCGTTGATTTCTTCCAGAAAAGTTTTCATCAAGTCAGCGAGCGGCGGCAGCCAGAGACTGCTACTGCCTCTGAGCATGTAGAACAAGAAAATGAGAGTGTCGATTCTATGCCAAATCCCAAGCCAGTGGGCCTTGGACGAACTGGTACAACAGTTGACCAAGATGAGCACAAACGCTTTGTCAG GGAGGTTCACGACGAAGTAAGTCAAGCAAGGCAGAAGGCTTCAACGATGAAACACCGGCGACAAGAGCAGGAGTCGGCTCGTAGAGAGAAACTCAGGCAAGCTTTCCTCAAGAAGCGCCTTGATAAGTTGATGGCTGAAAAGCAGGCATCTTCGGCCAGTGATGACCAACCAGTTAGCTAG